The proteins below come from a single Drosophila teissieri strain GT53w chromosome 3L, Prin_Dtei_1.1, whole genome shotgun sequence genomic window:
- the LOC122616316 gene encoding probable leucine--tRNA ligase, mitochondrial, which yields MQALRRTRPWRAAYWSSWRRLLTQSCTGNENPELTSDVKHRIEAHWREQLSGGQFNPKDSQDKYYVLSMFPYPSGNLHMGHVRVYTIADSVARFQRMCGKNVFQPMGWDSFGLPAENAANQRGVEPASWTEQNIAQMKEQLQRLGCSFDWNHELSTCSPKYYKWTQHLFLMLHRHGLAYQNEALVNWDPVDKTVLADEQVDANGCSWRSGAKVEKKLLRQWFIRTSAYAKQLLDGLEDPTLRDWRDIINLQRHWIGDCDGYAFNLLTSASGLLRVWTTHPEHLKDPHAFLVLRSSHHLSKLDGAGSLSAENPFAGTTMPVVFGDEVKFPPKSDVYLAAPSFRSEDKELWESYGLALTSNGKEEETLSPANWELLRKEVLQAATRLNVGGYRVSSKLQDWLISRQRYWGTPIPIVHCQKCGAVPVPEEQLPVSLPPKDSPKEAFLCECPKCGEKDARRESDTMDTFVDSSWYYLRFLDAQNSKRIFDPALTKKFMPVDLYIGGKEHAVLHLYYARFMNHFLHSCGLSPTSEPFSRLLVQGMVMGRSFRVKGSGRYVPESEVEILNAKKNQAVLKETKEPVVMTWEKMSKSKLNGVEPGDMFNEYGTDTTRLIILADVAPTSHRNWSSATFPGILNWQKRLWLTLQDFQEAREDQTASDVVPTSEEFLAEDSKLFDARNFYVKGATFNYRHAQQLSVAISKMQGLTNSLRRTPKHVLRHGKQFERALAAQIIMLAPMAPHFASELWSKFVAIPGRLNPASQELQWSEDVLAQRWPDIDSEYNLDLSIKVNGFENCVIKVQRTHLDKVTHSDALDIAFNTESVTSYLIDKKIRTTNFVLYPGIEAILNIYVDKAKKAQKPAPADDAEAQPQA from the exons ATGCAAGCACTGAGAAGAACACGACCGTGGAGAGCAGCCTACTGGAGTAGCTGGCGGCGCCTGCTTACCCAAAGCTGCACGGGCAATGAG AATCCAGAGCTAACTAGTGATGTCAAGCACCGGATTGAGGCTCACTGGCGGGAGCAGCTCAGTGGAGGGCAGTTCAACCCCAAGGACTCGCAGGACAAGTACTATGTGCTCTCCATGTTCCCGTATCCCTCCGGCAACCTGCACATGGGCCATGTGCGCGTGTATACCATCGCCGATTCGGTGGCTCGTTTCCAGCGAATGTGCGGCAAGAATGTGTTCCAGCCCATGGGCTGGGATTCCTTTGGGCTGCCCGCGGAGAACGCCGCCAATCAGCGTGGTGTGGAGCCCGCATCATGGACGGAGCAGAACATTGCCCAGATGAAGGAACAACTCCAGCGGCTGGGATGCTCCTTTGACTGGAACCATGAACTGTCCACCTGCAGTCCGAAGTACTACAAGTGGACGCAGCACCTGTTCCTAATGCTCCATCGCCATGGATTGGCCTACCAGAACGAGGCTCTGGTTAACTGGGATCCCGTAGACAAGACTGTGCTCGCAGACGAGCAGGTGGACGCCAATGGCTGTTCGTGGCGGTCGGGAGCCAAGGTGGAGAAAAAGCTTCTCAGGCAGTGGTTCATCCGAACGAGTGCTTATGCCAAACAATTGCTAGATGGTTTGGAGGATCCTACGCTGCGCGACTGGAGGGATATTATCAACCTGCAGCGCCACTGGATAGGAGACTGCGATGGATACGCCTTCAATCTGCTCACCTCCGCCTCCGGACTGCTACGAGTGTGGACTACCCATCCGGAGCATTTGAAAGATCCCCATGCCTTCCTTGTGCTCCGCAGCAGTCATCACTTGTCAAAACTAGATGGTGCCGGCAGCTTAAGCGCGGAGAATCCCTTCGCGGGCACCACAATGCCTGTGGTCTTTGGCGACGAAGTGAAATTTCCACCAAAGAGCGATGTTTACCTGGCAGCCCCCAGTTTCCGCAGCGAGGACAAGGAGTTATGGGAGTCGTATGGACTGGCTTTAACTTCAAATGGCAAGGAGGAGGAAACCCTGAGTCCAGCCAACTGGGAGTTGTTAAGGAAAGAGGTGCTCCAGGCAGCCACACGCCTTAATGTGGGCGGCTATCGCGTATCCTCAAAGCTGCAGGATTGGTTGATCTCACGACAGCGCTATTGGGGCACTCCTATTCCTATTGTACACTGTCAGAAGTGCGGagcagtgccagtgccagagGAGCAGCTGCCAGTGTCTCTGCCTCCGAAAGATTCTCCGAAGGAAGCATTTCTCTGTGAGTGTCCAAAATGCGGTGAGAAGGATGCGCGAAGAGAGTCGGACACAATGGATACATTTGTGGACAGCTCGTGGTACTATTTGCGTTTCTTGGACGCACAAAATTCCAAACGCATTTTTGATCCAGCGCTGACCAAGAAGTTTATGCCTGTGGACTTGTACATCGGGGGCAAGGAACACGCCGTGCTCCATCTCTACTACGCCCGCTTCATGAACCACTTCCTGCACAGCTGCGGGCTCTCACCCACCAGCGAACCCTTCTCCCGACTGCTGGTCCAGGGCATGGTCATGGGTCGCTCTTTCCGGGTGAAGGGCAGTGGACGTTATGTGCCCGAATCAGAAGTGGAGATTTTAAACGCCAAGAAGAACCAGGCGGTGCTAAAGGAAACCAAAGAGCCCGTGGTCATGACCTGGGAAAAGATGTCTAAATCGAAGCTGAACGGGGTTGAGCCCGGCGATATGTTTAATGAATACGGTACGGACACAACGAGACTGATCATTCTGGCCGATGTGGCGCCCACATCACATCGCAACTGGTCCAGTGCAA CATTTCCCGGCATCCTTAATTGGCAAAAGAGGCTTTGGCTGACCCTGCAGGACTTCCAAGAGGCTCGCGAAGATCAAACTGCCTCGGATGTTGTGCCCACCAGTGAAGAGTTCCTGGCTGAGGATTCCAAGCTGTTCGATGCCCGAAACTTTTATGTGAAAGGAGCCACCTTTAACTACCGCCATGCACAGCAACTCAGTGTGGCTATTTCCAAAATGCAGGGGCTGACCAATTCTCTAAGG CGCACACCTAAGCATGTCCTGCGACATGGAAAGCAGTTTGAACGGGCCCTGGCTGCTCAGATCATCATGCTCGCACCAATGGCTCCGCACTTTGCCTCCGAACTGTGGTCAAAGTTTGTGGCCATACCAGGCAGATTGAATCCCGCCAGTCAGGAGCTGCAGTGGAGCGAGGATGTGTTGGCTCAGCGCTGGCCAGACATCGACTCCGAATACAATCTGGATCTTAGCATTAAGGTCAATGGCTTTGAGAACTGTGTAATCAAAGTGCAAAGAACGCACCTGGATAAGGTAACGCATAGTGATGCCCTTGACATTGCCTTCAACACCGAATCGGTGACATCGTACCTCATCGACAAGAAAATACGGACCACCAATTTTGTGCTTTACCCGGGCATCGAGGCTATTCTGAATATCTATGTGGATAAGGCGAAAAAGGCGCAAAAGCCTGCGCCCGCCGATGATGCAGAGGCTCAGCCTCAGGCGTAG